One region of Gossypium raimondii isolate GPD5lz chromosome 6, ASM2569854v1, whole genome shotgun sequence genomic DNA includes:
- the LOC105772539 gene encoding kinesin-like protein KIN-4C isoform X2 → MESPDSVRVAVNIRPLISAELLHGCTDCITVLPGEPQVQIESHAFTYDYVYGGAGSPSFAIYDDCVAPLIDALFHGYNATVLAYGQTGSGKTYTMGTNYTGEGSNGGIIPKVMGSIFRRVETMKHSTEFLIRVSFIEIFKEEVFDLLDSHQASLSKVEGASLPKPTGLGRPPIQIREAGNGGITLSGVTEAEVRTKEEMASNLARGSLSRATGSTNMNSQSSRSHAIFTISMEQKKIASCLSGVNDDTADDILCAKLHLVDLAGSERAKRTGANGMRFKEGIHINKGLLALGNVISALGDEKKRKEGGHVPYRDSKLTRLLQDSLGGNSKTVMIACVSPADTNAEETLNTLKYANRARNIQNKAVVNRDPMASQLQAMRSQIEQLQAELLFYRGDGNASFDELQILKHKVSLLEASNGELRQELQERRLTSEQLAQRALDAQVEKDKLIMKIELVRNGKSWDEIEFNQNQDFDLMKTYLLKIQELEGEMIRVKSLSSSKCKRISDCIDEDEDEDETSKDLLFSSGNDYFSSDEIEDNEKELEHSTLQEKLDLELMELDKRLEQKEAEMKRFTSSDTSVLRQHYEKKVNELELEKKALQKEIDQLRQNLANISSPSDVGAQKLREEYLHKLNVLESQVAELKKKQDAQAQLLRQKQRSDEAAKRLQEEIQRIKSQKVQLQQKIKQESEQFRLWKASREKEVHQLKKEGRRNEYEMHKLLAQNQRQKMVLQRKTEEAAMATKRLKELLESRKASSREASSAGNGNGPGVQTILQTVEHELEVTVRVHEVRSEYEHQVEERAKMAKEVSRLKEESEILKHSELRDYHETMSAEARNSRIFGLENMLAATSSTLVAMASQLSEAEERERTCSGRGRWNHVRSLGDARHIMNHLFNLASSSRCSLRDKEVHCREKDAEMKDLNEKVVVLSGLTRQLAAEKAALTREVKLKNAIIKHSIRETADSYIPHSNGETDELWKLEQGNSVNFTEDMDTSPSEHSDVNASDDDDWVKSQKEPDRRKAHRARDKALSMGIHKSDANDLENKKGDVNEVKGRTDGLLCCNCNNSLCKTSKCHCRANGSCCGQACDCSSAKCSNREIEVNMANDIGTNEEEKNLVAHGAVLLQNALESEKAVETNDNGDARKALTDIGNVLAKHNAPKPNKRKKWRKSVVQLVPVAPPSSQRENTATPPQSPKNVDPPKQSDGRPTSTIRSAASSISNKLLRVRNASQPHESTNKETTTILTPTTSEEKENCRR, encoded by the exons ATGGAGAGTCCCGATTCCGTAAGAGTCGCCGTTAATATTCGACCGTTGATTAGTGCAGAGCTTCTCCATGGATGCACTGATTGCATCACCGTCCTTCCCGGCGAACCTCAG GTTCAAATTGAGTCTCATGCCTTTACTTATGATTACGTTTATGGGGGAGCGGGATCGCCTTCTTTTGCTATTTATGATGATTGTGTTGCTCCTTTGATTGATGCACTTTTTCATGGTTATAATGCAACTGTACTTGCATATGGTCAG ACGGGTTCTGGTAAAACATATACGATGGGAACCAATTACACGGGGGAGGGAAGTAATGGTGGGATTATACCTAAAGTTATGGGTAGCATATTTAGGAGAGTTGAGACAATGAAACACTCCACGGAATTTTTGATAAGAGTATCATTTATTGAG atATTCAAGGAAGAAGTGTTCGACTTACTCGACTCACATCAAGCTTCATTGTCTAAAGTTGAAGGGGCATCCCTTCCGAAGCCTACAGGTCTTGGAAGACCTCCGATACAAATTAGGGAAGCAGGGAATGGAGGAATAACACTTTCTGGGGTGACTGAGGCAGAAGTTCGGACAAAAGAAGAGATGGCATCAAATTTAGCACGAGGTTCTTTATCTCGTGCTACAGGAAGTACCAATATGAACAGCCAATCAAG TCGTTCACATGCGATCTTTACAATAAGCATGGAGCAGAAGAAGATTGCTAGCTGCCTAAGTGGGGTAAATGATGATACCGCTGATGACATCTTATGTGCAAAGCTTCATTTAGTGGACCTTGCTGGCTCAGAACGTGCAAAACGAACAGGTGCAAATGGAATGCGGTTTAAAGAAG GAATTCATATCAATAAAGGTTTACTAGCTCTAGGGAATGTGATTAGTGCCTTGGGAGATGAGAAGAAGAGGAAAGAAGGGGGACATGTACCATATCGTGATAGCAAGTTGACTCGCTTGTTACAG GATTCTCTTGGAGGAAACAGCAAAACAGTGATGATTG CTTGTGTTAGTCCGGCTGACACCAATGCTGAAGAAACGCTAAACACCTTGAAATATGCCAATCGTGCTCGAAACATTCAGAATAAGGCAGTT GTAAACCGTGATCCAATGGCATCTCAGTTGCAAGCAATGCGGAGCCAAATTGAGCAATTGCAAGCTGAACTTTTGTTTTATCGTGGTGATGGTAATGCATCATTTGATGAACTTCAG ATTCTCAAGCACAAAGTATCTTTACTTGAAGCAAGCAATGGAGAGCTACGACAAGAGCTTCAAGAACGTAGACTCACTAGTGAACAATTAGCTCAACGTGCACTTGATGCTCAG gTTGAGAAAGACAAACTGataatgaaaattgaattagttcGTAATGGTAAATCATGGGATGAGATTGAATTTAACCAGAATCAG GATTTTGACTTGATGAAAACTTATCTTTTGAAAATTCAAGAGTTGGAAGGAGAAATGATACGCGTGAAAAGCTTAAGCAGCTCAAAGTGTAAACGAATTTCTGATTGCatagatgaagatgaagatgaagatgaaaccTCAAAGGACTTGCTATTTTCTTCTGgaaatgattatttttcttCAG ATGAGATTGAGGATAATGAAAAGGAGCTTGAACATTCTACTCTCCAAGAAAAATTGGACTTGGAACTAATGGAGTTGGACAAAAGACTTGAACAGAAAGAG gCTGAAATGAAACGTTTCACAAGTTCTGACACCTCAGTTCTTCGACAACATTATGAGAAGAAAGTTAATGAGTTGGAACTAGAGAAAAAGGCTTTGCAG AAAGAAATTGATCAGCTCAGACAAAATCTAGCCAATATTTCTTCTCCTTCTGATGTTGGTGCTCAAAAGTTAAGGGAAGAATACCTGCACAAATTAAATGTCCTTGAGTCACAG GTTGCAGAGTTGAAGAAGAAGCAAGATGCTCAAGCTCAGCTTTTGAGACAAAAACAAAGAAGTGATGAAGCAGCCAAGAGACTTCAGGAAGAGATTCAGAGAATCAAATCTCAGAAG GTTCAACTGCAACAAAAGATCAAGCAAGAATCCGAGCAGTTTAGGCTATGGAAAGCATCGCGAGAGAAAGAGGTCCATCAG CTTAAGAAAGAGGGAAGAAGAAATGAGTATGAGATGCACAAGCTCTTAGCTCAAAATCAGAGGCAAAAGATG GTTTTGCAAAGGAAGACCGAAGAGGCTGCTATGGCTACCAAAAGGCTAAAGGAACTTCTAGAATCCCGAAAGGCTTCCTCGCGTGAAGCTTCTA GCGCTGGAAATGGCAATGGTCCTGGAGTTCAG ACAATACTGCAGACTGTGGAGCATGAACTTGAGGTCACAGTACGGGTACATGAAGTACGCTCTGAATATGAACATCAAGTGGAAGA GAGAGCCAAGATGGCCAAGGAGGTTTCAAGACTGAAGGAAGAATCTGAGATACTTAAGCACAGTGAATTAAG AGATTATCACGAGACAATGTCCGCTGAGGCAAGAAACTCAAGGATTTTTGGTCTAGAAAACATGCTTGCTGCTACTTCTAGCACTCTGGTCGCTATGGCCTCACAACTGTCTGAAGCTGAAGAACGTGAACGTACTTGTAGTGGAAGAGGACGGTGGAACCATGTTCGGTCTCTTGGTGATGCAAGACATATTATgaatcatcttttcaatttagcaTCATCCTCAAG GTGCTCATTGCGAGATAAAGAAGTTCATTGCCGAGAAAAAGATGCAGAAATGAAAGATCTGAATGAAAAGGTGGTGGTACTTAGTGGTCTAACTAGACAACTTGCTGCAGAAAAGGCTGCTCTCACGCGTGAAGTGAAATTGAAG AATGCAATCATTAAACACTCCATTAGAGAAACAGCGGATTCTTACATCCCGCACTCAAATGGCGAAACTGATGAGTTGTGGAAACTG gaACAGGGAAACTCAGTAAATTTTACAGAGGACATGGATACATCTCCGTCAGAACATTCAGACGTGAACGCGAGCGATGATGATGACTGGGTGAAATCCCAAAAAGAGCCGGATAGGAGAAAAGCTCATAGAGCTAGAGACAAAGCTTTAAGTATGGGAATTCATAAATCAGATGCCAATGACTTGGAAAATAAGAAGGGAGACGTTAATGAGGTTAAAGGGAGAACTGATGGATTATTATGCTGCAATTGTAACAACTCTTTGTGCAAGACATCAAAATGCCATTGTAGAGCAAATGGAAGTTGTTGTGGACAGGCGTGTGATTGCTCTTCGGCCAAATGTTCCAATAGAGAAATAGAAGTAAACATGGCAAATGATATTGGCACtaatgaagaagagaagaacCTTGTTGCTCATGGTGCAGTGCTATTACAGAATGCATTAGAGAGTGAGAAGGCAGTTGAAACAAATGACAATGGTGATGCAAGAAAAGCTCTCACGGACATTGGAAACGTATTG GCTAAACATAATGCACCAAAGCCTaacaagagaaagaaatggagaaaatcAGTGGTTCAACTGGTTCCTGTTGCTCCACCATCTTCACAGCGAGAGAATACTGCAACACCACCCCAAAGTCCAAAAAATGTAGATCCTCCAAAACAATCAGATGGGCGTCCAACAAGCACAATACGATCAGCAGCTTCATCAATTAGCAACAAATTGCTTCGAGTAAGAAATGCTAGTCAACCACATGAATCAACCAACAAGGAAACAACCACCATCCTTACTCCAACAACAtcagaagaaaaagagaactgCCGCCGTTAA
- the LOC105772539 gene encoding kinesin-like protein KIN-4C isoform X1, producing MESPDSVRVAVNIRPLISAELLHGCTDCITVLPGEPQVQIESHAFTYDYVYGGAGSPSFAIYDDCVAPLIDALFHGYNATVLAYGQTGSGKTYTMGTNYTGEGSNGGIIPKVMGSIFRRVETMKHSTEFLIRVSFIEIFKEEVFDLLDSHQASLSKVEGASLPKPTGLGRPPIQIREAGNGGITLSGVTEAEVRTKEEMASNLARGSLSRATGSTNMNSQSSRSHAIFTISMEQKKIASCLSGVNDDTADDILCAKLHLVDLAGSERAKRTGANGMRFKEGIHINKGLLALGNVISALGDEKKRKEGGHVPYRDSKLTRLLQDSLGGNSKTVMIACVSPADTNAEETLNTLKYANRARNIQNKAVVNRDPMASQLQAMRSQIEQLQAELLFYRGDGNASFDELQILKHKVSLLEASNGELRQELQERRLTSEQLAQRALDAQVEKDKLIMKIELVRNGKSWDEIEFNQNQDFDLMKTYLLKIQELEGEMIRVKSLSSSKCKRISDCIDEDEDEDETSKDLLFSSGNDYFSSDEIEDNEKELEHSTLQEKLDLELMELDKRLEQKEAEMKRFTSSDTSVLRQHYEKKVNELELEKKALQKEIDQLRQNLANISSPSDVGAQKLREEYLHKLNVLESQVAELKKKQDAQAQLLRQKQRSDEAAKRLQEEIQRIKSQKVQLQQKIKQESEQFRLWKASREKEVHQLKKEGRRNEYEMHKLLAQNQRQKMVLQRKTEEAAMATKRLKELLESRKASSREASSAGNGNGPGVQTILQTVEHELEVTVRVHEVRSEYEHQVEERAKMAKEVSRLKEESEILKHSELSRDYHETMSAEARNSRIFGLENMLAATSSTLVAMASQLSEAEERERTCSGRGRWNHVRSLGDARHIMNHLFNLASSSRCSLRDKEVHCREKDAEMKDLNEKVVVLSGLTRQLAAEKAALTREVKLKNAIIKHSIRETADSYIPHSNGETDELWKLEQGNSVNFTEDMDTSPSEHSDVNASDDDDWVKSQKEPDRRKAHRARDKALSMGIHKSDANDLENKKGDVNEVKGRTDGLLCCNCNNSLCKTSKCHCRANGSCCGQACDCSSAKCSNREIEVNMANDIGTNEEEKNLVAHGAVLLQNALESEKAVETNDNGDARKALTDIGNVLAKHNAPKPNKRKKWRKSVVQLVPVAPPSSQRENTATPPQSPKNVDPPKQSDGRPTSTIRSAASSISNKLLRVRNASQPHESTNKETTTILTPTTSEEKENCRR from the exons ATGGAGAGTCCCGATTCCGTAAGAGTCGCCGTTAATATTCGACCGTTGATTAGTGCAGAGCTTCTCCATGGATGCACTGATTGCATCACCGTCCTTCCCGGCGAACCTCAG GTTCAAATTGAGTCTCATGCCTTTACTTATGATTACGTTTATGGGGGAGCGGGATCGCCTTCTTTTGCTATTTATGATGATTGTGTTGCTCCTTTGATTGATGCACTTTTTCATGGTTATAATGCAACTGTACTTGCATATGGTCAG ACGGGTTCTGGTAAAACATATACGATGGGAACCAATTACACGGGGGAGGGAAGTAATGGTGGGATTATACCTAAAGTTATGGGTAGCATATTTAGGAGAGTTGAGACAATGAAACACTCCACGGAATTTTTGATAAGAGTATCATTTATTGAG atATTCAAGGAAGAAGTGTTCGACTTACTCGACTCACATCAAGCTTCATTGTCTAAAGTTGAAGGGGCATCCCTTCCGAAGCCTACAGGTCTTGGAAGACCTCCGATACAAATTAGGGAAGCAGGGAATGGAGGAATAACACTTTCTGGGGTGACTGAGGCAGAAGTTCGGACAAAAGAAGAGATGGCATCAAATTTAGCACGAGGTTCTTTATCTCGTGCTACAGGAAGTACCAATATGAACAGCCAATCAAG TCGTTCACATGCGATCTTTACAATAAGCATGGAGCAGAAGAAGATTGCTAGCTGCCTAAGTGGGGTAAATGATGATACCGCTGATGACATCTTATGTGCAAAGCTTCATTTAGTGGACCTTGCTGGCTCAGAACGTGCAAAACGAACAGGTGCAAATGGAATGCGGTTTAAAGAAG GAATTCATATCAATAAAGGTTTACTAGCTCTAGGGAATGTGATTAGTGCCTTGGGAGATGAGAAGAAGAGGAAAGAAGGGGGACATGTACCATATCGTGATAGCAAGTTGACTCGCTTGTTACAG GATTCTCTTGGAGGAAACAGCAAAACAGTGATGATTG CTTGTGTTAGTCCGGCTGACACCAATGCTGAAGAAACGCTAAACACCTTGAAATATGCCAATCGTGCTCGAAACATTCAGAATAAGGCAGTT GTAAACCGTGATCCAATGGCATCTCAGTTGCAAGCAATGCGGAGCCAAATTGAGCAATTGCAAGCTGAACTTTTGTTTTATCGTGGTGATGGTAATGCATCATTTGATGAACTTCAG ATTCTCAAGCACAAAGTATCTTTACTTGAAGCAAGCAATGGAGAGCTACGACAAGAGCTTCAAGAACGTAGACTCACTAGTGAACAATTAGCTCAACGTGCACTTGATGCTCAG gTTGAGAAAGACAAACTGataatgaaaattgaattagttcGTAATGGTAAATCATGGGATGAGATTGAATTTAACCAGAATCAG GATTTTGACTTGATGAAAACTTATCTTTTGAAAATTCAAGAGTTGGAAGGAGAAATGATACGCGTGAAAAGCTTAAGCAGCTCAAAGTGTAAACGAATTTCTGATTGCatagatgaagatgaagatgaagatgaaaccTCAAAGGACTTGCTATTTTCTTCTGgaaatgattatttttcttCAG ATGAGATTGAGGATAATGAAAAGGAGCTTGAACATTCTACTCTCCAAGAAAAATTGGACTTGGAACTAATGGAGTTGGACAAAAGACTTGAACAGAAAGAG gCTGAAATGAAACGTTTCACAAGTTCTGACACCTCAGTTCTTCGACAACATTATGAGAAGAAAGTTAATGAGTTGGAACTAGAGAAAAAGGCTTTGCAG AAAGAAATTGATCAGCTCAGACAAAATCTAGCCAATATTTCTTCTCCTTCTGATGTTGGTGCTCAAAAGTTAAGGGAAGAATACCTGCACAAATTAAATGTCCTTGAGTCACAG GTTGCAGAGTTGAAGAAGAAGCAAGATGCTCAAGCTCAGCTTTTGAGACAAAAACAAAGAAGTGATGAAGCAGCCAAGAGACTTCAGGAAGAGATTCAGAGAATCAAATCTCAGAAG GTTCAACTGCAACAAAAGATCAAGCAAGAATCCGAGCAGTTTAGGCTATGGAAAGCATCGCGAGAGAAAGAGGTCCATCAG CTTAAGAAAGAGGGAAGAAGAAATGAGTATGAGATGCACAAGCTCTTAGCTCAAAATCAGAGGCAAAAGATG GTTTTGCAAAGGAAGACCGAAGAGGCTGCTATGGCTACCAAAAGGCTAAAGGAACTTCTAGAATCCCGAAAGGCTTCCTCGCGTGAAGCTTCTA GCGCTGGAAATGGCAATGGTCCTGGAGTTCAG ACAATACTGCAGACTGTGGAGCATGAACTTGAGGTCACAGTACGGGTACATGAAGTACGCTCTGAATATGAACATCAAGTGGAAGA GAGAGCCAAGATGGCCAAGGAGGTTTCAAGACTGAAGGAAGAATCTGAGATACTTAAGCACAGTGAATTAAG CAGAGATTATCACGAGACAATGTCCGCTGAGGCAAGAAACTCAAGGATTTTTGGTCTAGAAAACATGCTTGCTGCTACTTCTAGCACTCTGGTCGCTATGGCCTCACAACTGTCTGAAGCTGAAGAACGTGAACGTACTTGTAGTGGAAGAGGACGGTGGAACCATGTTCGGTCTCTTGGTGATGCAAGACATATTATgaatcatcttttcaatttagcaTCATCCTCAAG GTGCTCATTGCGAGATAAAGAAGTTCATTGCCGAGAAAAAGATGCAGAAATGAAAGATCTGAATGAAAAGGTGGTGGTACTTAGTGGTCTAACTAGACAACTTGCTGCAGAAAAGGCTGCTCTCACGCGTGAAGTGAAATTGAAG AATGCAATCATTAAACACTCCATTAGAGAAACAGCGGATTCTTACATCCCGCACTCAAATGGCGAAACTGATGAGTTGTGGAAACTG gaACAGGGAAACTCAGTAAATTTTACAGAGGACATGGATACATCTCCGTCAGAACATTCAGACGTGAACGCGAGCGATGATGATGACTGGGTGAAATCCCAAAAAGAGCCGGATAGGAGAAAAGCTCATAGAGCTAGAGACAAAGCTTTAAGTATGGGAATTCATAAATCAGATGCCAATGACTTGGAAAATAAGAAGGGAGACGTTAATGAGGTTAAAGGGAGAACTGATGGATTATTATGCTGCAATTGTAACAACTCTTTGTGCAAGACATCAAAATGCCATTGTAGAGCAAATGGAAGTTGTTGTGGACAGGCGTGTGATTGCTCTTCGGCCAAATGTTCCAATAGAGAAATAGAAGTAAACATGGCAAATGATATTGGCACtaatgaagaagagaagaacCTTGTTGCTCATGGTGCAGTGCTATTACAGAATGCATTAGAGAGTGAGAAGGCAGTTGAAACAAATGACAATGGTGATGCAAGAAAAGCTCTCACGGACATTGGAAACGTATTG GCTAAACATAATGCACCAAAGCCTaacaagagaaagaaatggagaaaatcAGTGGTTCAACTGGTTCCTGTTGCTCCACCATCTTCACAGCGAGAGAATACTGCAACACCACCCCAAAGTCCAAAAAATGTAGATCCTCCAAAACAATCAGATGGGCGTCCAACAAGCACAATACGATCAGCAGCTTCATCAATTAGCAACAAATTGCTTCGAGTAAGAAATGCTAGTCAACCACATGAATCAACCAACAAGGAAACAACCACCATCCTTACTCCAACAACAtcagaagaaaaagagaactgCCGCCGTTAA
- the LOC105772539 gene encoding kinesin-like protein KIN-4C isoform X6, with translation MNSQSSRSHAIFTISMEQKKIASCLSGVNDDTADDILCAKLHLVDLAGSERAKRTGANGMRFKEGIHINKGLLALGNVISALGDEKKRKEGGHVPYRDSKLTRLLQDSLGGNSKTVMIACVSPADTNAEETLNTLKYANRARNIQNKAVVNRDPMASQLQAMRSQIEQLQAELLFYRGDGNASFDELQILKHKVSLLEASNGELRQELQERRLTSEQLAQRALDAQVEKDKLIMKIELVRNGKSWDEIEFNQNQDFDLMKTYLLKIQELEGEMIRVKSLSSSKCKRISDCIDEDEDEDETSKDLLFSSGNDYFSSDEIEDNEKELEHSTLQEKLDLELMELDKRLEQKEAEMKRFTSSDTSVLRQHYEKKVNELELEKKALQKEIDQLRQNLANISSPSDVGAQKLREEYLHKLNVLESQVAELKKKQDAQAQLLRQKQRSDEAAKRLQEEIQRIKSQKVQLQQKIKQESEQFRLWKASREKEVHQLKKEGRRNEYEMHKLLAQNQRQKMVLQRKTEEAAMATKRLKELLESRKASSREASSAGNGNGPGVQTILQTVEHELEVTVRVHEVRSEYEHQVEERAKMAKEVSRLKEESEILKHSELSRDYHETMSAEARNSRIFGLENMLAATSSTLVAMASQLSEAEERERTCSGRGRWNHVRSLGDARHIMNHLFNLASSSRCSLRDKEVHCREKDAEMKDLNEKVVVLSGLTRQLAAEKAALTREVKLKNAIIKHSIRETADSYIPHSNGETDELWKLEQGNSVNFTEDMDTSPSEHSDVNASDDDDWVKSQKEPDRRKAHRARDKALSMGIHKSDANDLENKKGDVNEVKGRTDGLLCCNCNNSLCKTSKCHCRANGSCCGQACDCSSAKCSNREIEVNMANDIGTNEEEKNLVAHGAVLLQNALESEKAVETNDNGDARKALTDIGNVLAKHNAPKPNKRKKWRKSVVQLVPVAPPSSQRENTATPPQSPKNVDPPKQSDGRPTSTIRSAASSISNKLLRVRNASQPHESTNKETTTILTPTTSEEKENCRR, from the exons ATGAACAGCCAATCAAG TCGTTCACATGCGATCTTTACAATAAGCATGGAGCAGAAGAAGATTGCTAGCTGCCTAAGTGGGGTAAATGATGATACCGCTGATGACATCTTATGTGCAAAGCTTCATTTAGTGGACCTTGCTGGCTCAGAACGTGCAAAACGAACAGGTGCAAATGGAATGCGGTTTAAAGAAG GAATTCATATCAATAAAGGTTTACTAGCTCTAGGGAATGTGATTAGTGCCTTGGGAGATGAGAAGAAGAGGAAAGAAGGGGGACATGTACCATATCGTGATAGCAAGTTGACTCGCTTGTTACAG GATTCTCTTGGAGGAAACAGCAAAACAGTGATGATTG CTTGTGTTAGTCCGGCTGACACCAATGCTGAAGAAACGCTAAACACCTTGAAATATGCCAATCGTGCTCGAAACATTCAGAATAAGGCAGTT GTAAACCGTGATCCAATGGCATCTCAGTTGCAAGCAATGCGGAGCCAAATTGAGCAATTGCAAGCTGAACTTTTGTTTTATCGTGGTGATGGTAATGCATCATTTGATGAACTTCAG ATTCTCAAGCACAAAGTATCTTTACTTGAAGCAAGCAATGGAGAGCTACGACAAGAGCTTCAAGAACGTAGACTCACTAGTGAACAATTAGCTCAACGTGCACTTGATGCTCAG gTTGAGAAAGACAAACTGataatgaaaattgaattagttcGTAATGGTAAATCATGGGATGAGATTGAATTTAACCAGAATCAG GATTTTGACTTGATGAAAACTTATCTTTTGAAAATTCAAGAGTTGGAAGGAGAAATGATACGCGTGAAAAGCTTAAGCAGCTCAAAGTGTAAACGAATTTCTGATTGCatagatgaagatgaagatgaagatgaaaccTCAAAGGACTTGCTATTTTCTTCTGgaaatgattatttttcttCAG ATGAGATTGAGGATAATGAAAAGGAGCTTGAACATTCTACTCTCCAAGAAAAATTGGACTTGGAACTAATGGAGTTGGACAAAAGACTTGAACAGAAAGAG gCTGAAATGAAACGTTTCACAAGTTCTGACACCTCAGTTCTTCGACAACATTATGAGAAGAAAGTTAATGAGTTGGAACTAGAGAAAAAGGCTTTGCAG AAAGAAATTGATCAGCTCAGACAAAATCTAGCCAATATTTCTTCTCCTTCTGATGTTGGTGCTCAAAAGTTAAGGGAAGAATACCTGCACAAATTAAATGTCCTTGAGTCACAG GTTGCAGAGTTGAAGAAGAAGCAAGATGCTCAAGCTCAGCTTTTGAGACAAAAACAAAGAAGTGATGAAGCAGCCAAGAGACTTCAGGAAGAGATTCAGAGAATCAAATCTCAGAAG GTTCAACTGCAACAAAAGATCAAGCAAGAATCCGAGCAGTTTAGGCTATGGAAAGCATCGCGAGAGAAAGAGGTCCATCAG CTTAAGAAAGAGGGAAGAAGAAATGAGTATGAGATGCACAAGCTCTTAGCTCAAAATCAGAGGCAAAAGATG GTTTTGCAAAGGAAGACCGAAGAGGCTGCTATGGCTACCAAAAGGCTAAAGGAACTTCTAGAATCCCGAAAGGCTTCCTCGCGTGAAGCTTCTA GCGCTGGAAATGGCAATGGTCCTGGAGTTCAG ACAATACTGCAGACTGTGGAGCATGAACTTGAGGTCACAGTACGGGTACATGAAGTACGCTCTGAATATGAACATCAAGTGGAAGA GAGAGCCAAGATGGCCAAGGAGGTTTCAAGACTGAAGGAAGAATCTGAGATACTTAAGCACAGTGAATTAAG CAGAGATTATCACGAGACAATGTCCGCTGAGGCAAGAAACTCAAGGATTTTTGGTCTAGAAAACATGCTTGCTGCTACTTCTAGCACTCTGGTCGCTATGGCCTCACAACTGTCTGAAGCTGAAGAACGTGAACGTACTTGTAGTGGAAGAGGACGGTGGAACCATGTTCGGTCTCTTGGTGATGCAAGACATATTATgaatcatcttttcaatttagcaTCATCCTCAAG GTGCTCATTGCGAGATAAAGAAGTTCATTGCCGAGAAAAAGATGCAGAAATGAAAGATCTGAATGAAAAGGTGGTGGTACTTAGTGGTCTAACTAGACAACTTGCTGCAGAAAAGGCTGCTCTCACGCGTGAAGTGAAATTGAAG AATGCAATCATTAAACACTCCATTAGAGAAACAGCGGATTCTTACATCCCGCACTCAAATGGCGAAACTGATGAGTTGTGGAAACTG gaACAGGGAAACTCAGTAAATTTTACAGAGGACATGGATACATCTCCGTCAGAACATTCAGACGTGAACGCGAGCGATGATGATGACTGGGTGAAATCCCAAAAAGAGCCGGATAGGAGAAAAGCTCATAGAGCTAGAGACAAAGCTTTAAGTATGGGAATTCATAAATCAGATGCCAATGACTTGGAAAATAAGAAGGGAGACGTTAATGAGGTTAAAGGGAGAACTGATGGATTATTATGCTGCAATTGTAACAACTCTTTGTGCAAGACATCAAAATGCCATTGTAGAGCAAATGGAAGTTGTTGTGGACAGGCGTGTGATTGCTCTTCGGCCAAATGTTCCAATAGAGAAATAGAAGTAAACATGGCAAATGATATTGGCACtaatgaagaagagaagaacCTTGTTGCTCATGGTGCAGTGCTATTACAGAATGCATTAGAGAGTGAGAAGGCAGTTGAAACAAATGACAATGGTGATGCAAGAAAAGCTCTCACGGACATTGGAAACGTATTG GCTAAACATAATGCACCAAAGCCTaacaagagaaagaaatggagaaaatcAGTGGTTCAACTGGTTCCTGTTGCTCCACCATCTTCACAGCGAGAGAATACTGCAACACCACCCCAAAGTCCAAAAAATGTAGATCCTCCAAAACAATCAGATGGGCGTCCAACAAGCACAATACGATCAGCAGCTTCATCAATTAGCAACAAATTGCTTCGAGTAAGAAATGCTAGTCAACCACATGAATCAACCAACAAGGAAACAACCACCATCCTTACTCCAACAACAtcagaagaaaaagagaactgCCGCCGTTAA